In Perca fluviatilis chromosome 3, GENO_Pfluv_1.0, whole genome shotgun sequence, the following proteins share a genomic window:
- the LOC120556479 gene encoding uncharacterized protein LOC120556479 → MRPSGGELQVQTESLSQGSKDYIALMVLPGLIPPAVFRMGRKTVRTTVSDAMKAFIDLKPVGWWIPSGSRPDHTPTPWCWEERTAAHSHSPFSVGRPWSTTALSKLYMFVSNVYLCLISISQSSVSLLGCSSRKGCLWNGGRGCESPLRSILVLVLPGFPSLQQAQQYVLGLQLLGVVLDYVEDPPDQQGPAQQRGKAAGGSVFSPGKEHSFALLLRLLIQMGPAKDSGDREDHHLVFSVCPPVLTTSVIV, encoded by the exons ATGCGGCCCAGCGGGGGGGAGCTCCAGGTGCAGACCGAGTCTTTGTCTCAAG gCTCCAAAGACTACATTGCCCTGATGGTTCTGCCAGGTCTGATTCCACCTGCAGTCTTCAGGATGGGCCGAAAGACCGTGAGGACTACAGTGTCTGACGCCATGAAGGCCTTCATCGATCTTAAGCCT GTCGGATGGTGGATACCTTCAGGCAGCAGACCAGACCATACCCCTACACCCTGGTGTTGGGAGGAGAGGACTGCTGCTCACAGCCATTCACCGTTCTCAGTGGGCCGGCCCTGGAGCACGACAGCGTTGTCCAAGCTGTACATGTTTGTTTCAAATGTTTACTTGTGTTTGATATCAATTTCCCAAAGCAGTGTTTCTCTGCTTGGCTGTTCCTCAAGAAAGGGCTGTCTATGGAATGGGGGAAGGG gctgtgagagtCCTCTCCGCTCAATCCTGGTACTGGTTCtgccgggcttcccttccctccagcagGCCCAGCAGTACGTCCTGGGCCTCCAGCTTcttggt gtcgtcctggactacgtagAAGATCCTCCCGATCAGCagggaccggcgcagcagcgaggcaAAGCTGCCGGCGGCAGCGTCTTTTCCCCCGGGAAGGAACACAGCTTTGCCTTGCTGCTGCGCCTGCTGATCCAGATGGGACCGGCCAAAGACAGTGGTGATCGGGAGGATCACCACTTAGTGTTTAGTGTTTGCCCCCCa GTATTAACAACTTCTGTCATCGTTTGA